In the Oncorhynchus gorbuscha isolate QuinsamMale2020 ecotype Even-year linkage group LG05, OgorEven_v1.0, whole genome shotgun sequence genome, one interval contains:
- the LOC124035672 gene encoding differentially expressed in FDCP 8 homolog isoform X1 — MRDLLLFAKPASTPLTGGRRRRAELPQDELRPELFSSECRSQSLDRAMDLGLAEDHFSRPVGSFVALDIEQLKMAIEECKRLILELPEHSERQKDAVVKLIHLRLKLQELKDPEEDEPNLRVLLEHRFSKEKSKSVKQTCDKCSTIIWGLIQTWYTCTGCYYRCHSKCLNLINKPCVRSKVSHKSEYELSICPEIGLDRQDYRCAECRTPVSLRGVPSEARQCDYTGQYYCSTCHWNDTAVIPARVIHNWEFEPRKVCRSSMRYLALMLPRPVLKLREVNPLLFNFVEELVEIRKLRQDILLMKPYFITCKEAMEARLLLQLHDRQHFVENNDMYSLQDLIDISSGRLSCSLSEIHTTFAKHIKLDCDRCQAKGFMCELCKEGDILFPFDSHTSVCHDCSAVFHRDCFYDNSTTCPKCARMTERKHDDPPYPKDT, encoded by the exons ATGAGAGACCTGCTTCTTTTCGCCAAGCCCGCCTCAACCCCTTTGaccggggggaggaggaggagggcggaACTCCCCCAAGATG AACTGAGACCTGAGCTCTTCTCCTCTGAGTGCCGAAGCCAGAGTTTGGACCGAGCCATGGACCTGGGACTGGCAGAGGACCACTTCTCTCGACCTGTC GGCTCGTTTGTAGCGTTGGACATTGAGCAGCTAAAGATGGCCATAGAGGAGTGTAAGAGATTAATCCTGGAGCTGCCTGAGCattcagagagacagaaggacgCTGTGGTCAAACTGATCCACCTACGCCTCAAACTACAGGAGCTCAAG GACCCTGAAGAGGATGAGCCAAACCTGAGGGTGCTGTTGGAGCATCGTTTCTCCAAGGAGAAGAGCAAGAGTGTGAAACAGACGTGTGACAAGTGCAGCACTATCATCTGGGGCCTCATCCAGACCTGGTACACCTGCACAG GTTGTTACTACCGTTGCCATAGCAAGTGcttgaacctcatcaacaagccCTGTGTGAGGTCAAAGGTCAGCCACAAGTCAGAGTACGAGCTCAGCATTTGCCCAGAGATCGGGCTGGACCGGCAGGACTACCGCTGTGCCGAGTGCCGCACGCCTGTGTCACTAA GGGGAGTGCCCAGCGAGGCCAGGCAGTGTGACTACACGGGCCAGTACTACTGCAGCACCTGCCACTGGAATGACACCGCGGTCATCCCTGCACGCGTCATCCACAACTGGGAGTTTGAGCCACGCAAG GTATGTCGTTCCTCCATGCGTTACCTGGCCCTGATGTTACCTCGGCCTGTATTGAAACTGAGGGAGGTCAACCCACTGCTCTTCAACTTTGTGGAGGAACTAGTGGAGATCAGG AAGCTCCGTCAGGACATCCTACTGATGAAGCCCTACTTCATCACCTGTAAGGAGGCTATGGAGGCTCGGCTGCTACTGCAG CTCCATGATCGCCAGCACTTTGTGGAGAACAATGACATGTACTCGCTGCAGGATTTGATTGACATCTCTAGTGGCAGActcagctgctctctctcagagatCCACACTACCTTTGCCAAGCACATCAAACTGGACTGTGAC CGGTGCCAAGCCAAAGGCTTTATGTGTGAGCTGTGTAAGGAGGGAGACATCCTGTTCCCGTTTGACAGCCACACCTCAGTGTGCCACGACTGCTCTGCTGTCTTCCACAG GGACTGTTTCTATGACAATTCCACAACTTGCCCGAAATGTGCCCGGATGACTGAACGCAAGCACGACGATCCACCGTATCCGAAAGACACGTAG
- the LOC124035672 gene encoding differentially expressed in FDCP 8 homolog isoform X2 — MAIEECKRLILELPEHSERQKDAVVKLIHLRLKLQELKDPEEDEPNLRVLLEHRFSKEKSKSVKQTCDKCSTIIWGLIQTWYTCTGCYYRCHSKCLNLINKPCVRSKVSHKSEYELSICPEIGLDRQDYRCAECRTPVSLRGVPSEARQCDYTGQYYCSTCHWNDTAVIPARVIHNWEFEPRKVCRSSMRYLALMLPRPVLKLREVNPLLFNFVEELVEIRKLRQDILLMKPYFITCKEAMEARLLLQLHDRQHFVENNDMYSLQDLIDISSGRLSCSLSEIHTTFAKHIKLDCDRCQAKGFMCELCKEGDILFPFDSHTSVCHDCSAVFHRDCFYDNSTTCPKCARMTERKHDDPPYPKDT; from the exons ATGGCCATAGAGGAGTGTAAGAGATTAATCCTGGAGCTGCCTGAGCattcagagagacagaaggacgCTGTGGTCAAACTGATCCACCTACGCCTCAAACTACAGGAGCTCAAG GACCCTGAAGAGGATGAGCCAAACCTGAGGGTGCTGTTGGAGCATCGTTTCTCCAAGGAGAAGAGCAAGAGTGTGAAACAGACGTGTGACAAGTGCAGCACTATCATCTGGGGCCTCATCCAGACCTGGTACACCTGCACAG GTTGTTACTACCGTTGCCATAGCAAGTGcttgaacctcatcaacaagccCTGTGTGAGGTCAAAGGTCAGCCACAAGTCAGAGTACGAGCTCAGCATTTGCCCAGAGATCGGGCTGGACCGGCAGGACTACCGCTGTGCCGAGTGCCGCACGCCTGTGTCACTAA GGGGAGTGCCCAGCGAGGCCAGGCAGTGTGACTACACGGGCCAGTACTACTGCAGCACCTGCCACTGGAATGACACCGCGGTCATCCCTGCACGCGTCATCCACAACTGGGAGTTTGAGCCACGCAAG GTATGTCGTTCCTCCATGCGTTACCTGGCCCTGATGTTACCTCGGCCTGTATTGAAACTGAGGGAGGTCAACCCACTGCTCTTCAACTTTGTGGAGGAACTAGTGGAGATCAGG AAGCTCCGTCAGGACATCCTACTGATGAAGCCCTACTTCATCACCTGTAAGGAGGCTATGGAGGCTCGGCTGCTACTGCAG CTCCATGATCGCCAGCACTTTGTGGAGAACAATGACATGTACTCGCTGCAGGATTTGATTGACATCTCTAGTGGCAGActcagctgctctctctcagagatCCACACTACCTTTGCCAAGCACATCAAACTGGACTGTGAC CGGTGCCAAGCCAAAGGCTTTATGTGTGAGCTGTGTAAGGAGGGAGACATCCTGTTCCCGTTTGACAGCCACACCTCAGTGTGCCACGACTGCTCTGCTGTCTTCCACAG GGACTGTTTCTATGACAATTCCACAACTTGCCCGAAATGTGCCCGGATGACTGAACGCAAGCACGACGATCCACCGTATCCGAAAGACACGTAG
- the LOC124035677 gene encoding tubulin beta-3 chain, with amino-acid sequence MREIVHLQAGQCGNQIGAKFWEVISDEHGISPTGNYEGDSPLQLERISVYYNEASSSKYVPRAILVDLEPGTMDSVRSGTYGQLFRPDNFIFGQSGAGNNWAKGHYTEGAELVDSVLDVVRKECENCDCLQGFQLTHSLGGGTGSGMGTLLISKIREEYPDRIMNTFSVVPSPKVSDTVVEPYNATLSIHQLLENTDETYCIDNEALYDICFRTLKLPTPTYGDLNHLVSATMSGVTTSFRFPGQLNADLRKLAVNMVPFPRLHFFMPGFAPLTARGSACYNALSVPELTQQLFDAKNMMAACDPRHGRYLTVAMVFRGQMSMKEVDEQMLAIQSKNSSYFVEWIPNNVKVAVCNIPPRGLKMSATFIGNNTAIQELFKRISEQFTAMFRRKAFLHWYTGEGMDEMEFTEAESNMNDLVSEYQQYQDATTEEEGEMYEDDEEESESQAR; translated from the exons ATGAGGGAAATTGTTCACCTTCAAGCCGGCCAGTGTGGCAACCAGATCGGAGCCAAG TTCTGGGAGGTGATCAGTGATGAACATGGCATCAGCCCTACAGGGAACTATGAGGGCGACTCCCCACTGCAGCTGGAGAGGATCAGTGTCTACTACAATGAGGCCTCAT cctctAAGTACGTCCCCAGGGCCATCCTAGTAGACCTGGAGCCAGGAACTATGGACAGTGTTCGCTCTGGGACCTACGGACAACTCTTCAGACCAGACAATTTCATCTTCG GTCAGAGTGGAGCTGGTAACAACTGGGCCAAGGGCCACTACACAGAGGGAGCAGAGCTGGTGGACTCAGTACTGGACGTAGTCAGGAAGGAATGTGAGAACTGTGACTGTCTTCAGGGCTTCCAGCTCACCCACTCCCTCGGAGGGGGCACAGGCTCTGGCATGGGGACCCTGCTCATCAGCAAGATCCGGGAAGAGTACCCTGACCGCATCATGAACACCTTCAGCGTGGTGCCCTCCCCTAAAGTATCAGACACAGTGGTGGAGCCCTACAATGCCACCCTGTCCATCCATCAGCTGCTGGAGAACACAGACGAAACCTACTGCATTGACAATGAGGCGCTTTATGACATCTGCTTCCGCACGCTCAAGCTCCCCACGCCCACCTATGGAGACCTCAACCACCTGGTGTCGGCCACCATGAGCGGTGTTACTACCTCCTTCCGCTTCCCCGGCCAGCTCAATGCTGACCTCCGCAAACTGGCTGTCAACATGGTGCCCTTCCCCCGTCTGCACTTCTTCATGCCTGGCTTCGCCCCCCTCACGGCGCGTGGCAGTGCGTGCTACAATGCACTGTCTGTACCCGAGCTCACCCAGCAGTTGTTTGACGCCAAGAACATGATGGCCGCTTGCGACCCGCGTCACGGACGCTACCTGACCGTGGCCATGGTGTTCCGAGGTCAGATGTCCATGAAGGAGGTGGACGAACAGATGTTGGCCATCCAGAGTAAGAACAGCAGCTACTTCGTCGAATGGATCCCCAACAACGTCAAAGTGGCCGTGTGTAACATCCCGCCCCGCGGTCTCAAGATGTCCGCCACCTTCATCGGGAACAACACGGCCATCCAAGAGCTGTTCAAGCGCATCTCCGAGCAGTTCACCGCCATGTTTCGCCGCAAGGCGTTCCTGCACTGGTACACCGGAGAGGGCATGGACGAGATGGAGTTCACCGAGGCAGAGAGCAACATGAACGACCTGGTGTCAGAGTACCAGCAGTACCAGGACGCTACCAccgaggaggagggagagatgtatgAAGACGATGAGGAAGAGTCCGAGAGCCAGGCCCGGTGA